A single region of the Stenotrophomonas sp. Marseille-Q4652 genome encodes:
- a CDS encoding cob(I)yrinic acid a,c-diamide adenosyltransferase, with protein MGNRLSRIYTRTGDDGSTGLGDGSRTGKDAARVAAFGTVDEANSAIGLVLAAKLPDDVRVLLTTLQHQLFDLGGELCIPGHAAIQDRDIEALEACLDHYNESLPVLKEFILPGGGESAARCHLARTIVRRAEREAVALSRIEEVRPQALRYLNRLSDLLFVLARVLSRFEGQGEVLWDHQRRHA; from the coding sequence ATGGGCAACCGGCTTTCGCGGATCTATACCCGCACCGGCGATGACGGCAGCACCGGGCTCGGTGATGGCAGCCGTACCGGCAAGGACGCGGCCCGGGTGGCCGCCTTTGGCACCGTCGACGAGGCCAACTCGGCCATCGGCCTGGTGCTGGCGGCGAAACTGCCCGATGACGTCCGCGTGCTGCTGACCACCCTGCAGCACCAGTTGTTCGACCTGGGCGGGGAGCTGTGCATCCCCGGCCACGCGGCGATCCAGGACCGCGACATCGAGGCACTGGAAGCCTGCCTGGATCATTACAACGAATCGCTGCCGGTGCTGAAGGAATTCATCCTGCCCGGCGGCGGCGAATCGGCGGCGCGCTGCCACCTGGCCCGCACGATCGTGCGCCGCGCCGAGCGCGAGGCCGTGGCGCTGTCGCGGATCGAGGAGGTACGCCCGCAGGCGCTGCGCTACCTCAACCGTCTCTCGGACCTGCTGTTCGTACTGGCCCGCGTCCTGTCCCGGTTCGAGGGCCAGGGCGAGGTGCTGTGGGACCACCAGCGCCGCCACGCCTGA
- a CDS encoding histone deacetylase family protein, with protein MLVFTHPACLQHDPGPDHPESPERLAVVLEALRAAFPGQLQWREAPAAKFGELARVHDRELIDSLLQPQQQPLRNIDMDTRMSPGSATAAVHAAGAGVAAVDAVMLGDDPRAFCAVRPPGHHATASTAMGFCLFNNIAIAAAYARDRHGLERVAVVDFDVHHGNGTQAIFVQDPAVGYFSTHQSGLFPHSGNMRERGVGNIRNVLLPPGSGGFRFRNVWAEEMLPAIDAFEPQLLLISAGFDAHMRDPQADLMLETEDFAWLSAELAAIARHRCGGRLVSMLEGGYDLQALRECAVAHVGALL; from the coding sequence ATGCTGGTATTCACCCATCCCGCCTGCCTGCAGCACGATCCCGGTCCGGACCATCCCGAATCGCCCGAGCGCCTTGCCGTCGTGCTCGAGGCGCTGCGCGCGGCATTCCCCGGCCAGCTGCAATGGCGCGAGGCGCCGGCGGCCAAGTTCGGCGAACTGGCCCGGGTGCATGACCGCGAACTGATCGACTCGCTGCTGCAGCCGCAGCAGCAGCCGCTGCGCAACATCGACATGGACACCCGCATGTCGCCGGGCTCGGCCACCGCGGCCGTGCATGCGGCCGGCGCCGGCGTGGCCGCGGTCGATGCGGTGATGCTCGGCGATGACCCGCGCGCCTTCTGCGCGGTGCGACCGCCCGGCCACCACGCCACTGCCAGCACCGCAATGGGGTTCTGCCTTTTCAACAACATCGCCATCGCCGCGGCCTACGCCCGCGACCGCCACGGACTGGAGCGCGTGGCGGTGGTGGATTTCGACGTGCACCACGGCAACGGCACCCAGGCCATCTTCGTGCAGGACCCGGCGGTGGGTTACTTCAGCACCCACCAGTCGGGGCTGTTCCCGCACTCGGGAAACATGCGCGAACGCGGGGTCGGCAACATCCGCAACGTGCTGCTGCCCCCCGGCAGCGGCGGTTTCCGTTTCCGCAACGTCTGGGCCGAGGAAATGCTGCCGGCCATCGATGCCTTCGAGCCGCAACTGCTGCTGATCTCCGCCGGCTTCGATGCGCACATGCGTGACCCGCAGGCCGACCTGATGCTGGAAACCGAGGACTTTGCCTGGCTCAGCGCCGAGCTGGCGGCCATTGCCCGCCACCGCTGCGGTGGCCGGCTGGTGTCCATGCTCGAGGGCGGCTATGACCTGCAGGCGCTGCGCGAGTGCGCCGTGGCCCACGTCGGCGCCCTGCTCTGA